Proteins co-encoded in one Garra rufa chromosome 21, GarRuf1.0, whole genome shotgun sequence genomic window:
- the LOC141295934 gene encoding leucine-rich repeat transmembrane protein FLRT2, translating to MEVQIRMWNKDLPTLISPWIPILLGLHMHFSWATTCPEECRCDRTFVYCNERSLTSVPLGLGEGYKTLYLHNNQINNAGFPLEMHNVASVETVYLYGNQLDEFPVNLPKNVRVLHLQENNIQTVSRAALAQLLRLEELYLDDNSISTVGVEEGAFREAISLKTLFLTKNHLSSVPIGLPEELRELRLDENRIAFIAEDAFENVTGLELLLLDGNLLMDEGIAPGALQTLVNLKTLSLARNSLTVPPPNLPAEFLVKLNLQDNQMNEIPLAAFHGLHRLERLDISNNQLQSLTQGVFDGLHGLRQLTVRNNLWLCDCDIKWVILWLKSLPATLNVRGFMCQKPERVRGMVIRELTLELIQCPNSTATVPQPTLLSSSTAESATQTAFTPAHSRPTPNPSRLTLPPPTISKDGEQRTNAPVDPMQESLRVSFVVLNGSCIQVSWVSTFTVTAYKVTWVKLGHSLITGPMQESLVQGEREGITLTNLEPKSTYRICVDPLDAFNNYHPGDDTICSEVTTKSASFHSGDNATGPEQATQQDPSSPFLLAGLIGGAVLVVLVVLLSIFCWHMHKKGRSESSKWKYSRGRRKDDYCEAGTKKDNSILEMTETSFQIVSLNNEQLLKGDFRIQPIYTPNGGVGFRDSQRTNNSTAYCKNSVPESDTCHK from the coding sequence atggaggtacAGATCCGAATGTGGAATAAAGACCTGCCTACTCTGATCAGCCCGTGGATACCGATACTTCTGGGTCTTCACATGCATTTCTCCTGGGCCACAACCTGTCCAGAGGAGTGCCGCTGTGACAGGACCTTTGTTTACTGCAACGAGAGGAGTCTAACGTCAGTGCCTCTGGGGCTAGGAGAGGGTTATAAGACCCTCTACCTCCACAACAATCAAATCAACAATGCTGGATTTCCTCTGGAAATGCACAACGTTGCCTCTGTGGAGACAGTGTATCTCTATGGCAACCAGCTTGATGAGTTCCCTGTCAATCTTCCCAAAAACGTGCGGGTGCTCCACCTGCAGGAAAATAACATTCAGACGGTGTCCCGGGCCGCCCTCGCGCAGCTGCTACGCCTGGAGGAGCTCTATCTGGATGACAACTCCATCTCCACCGTGGGTGTGGAGGAGGGGGCCTTCAGGGAGGCCATCAGTCTCAAGACCCTCTTCCTTACCAAGAACCACCTGAGCAGCGTCCCCATCGGACTGCCCGAGGAGCTGAGAGAGCTGCGGCTGGATGAGAACCGCATCGCATTTATAGCAGAGGATGCGTTTGAGAATGTGACGGGCCTCGAACTCCTCCTCCTGGATGGGAACTTGCTCATGGACGAAGGCATCGCCCCCGGGGCTCTCCAGACCCTCGTTAATCTCAAAACCTTGTCGTTGGCACGTAACTCCCTCACGGTTCCTCCTCCTAATCTGCCGGCCGAGTTTCTAGTCAAGCTCAACTTGCAGGATAATCAGATGAATGAGATTCCTTTGGCAGCCTTTCACGGCCTCCACCGCTTGGAGAGACTGGATATTTCAAACAACCAGCTGCAGTCTCTCACACAGGGGGTCTTTGACGGCCTCCATGGTCTGAGACAGCTCACTGTTCGAAACAACCTTTGGCTCTGTGACTGCGACATTAAATGGGTCATACTGTGGTTAAAGTCCCTGCCAGCTACCCTCAATGTCCGTGGCTTCATGTGCCAGAAACCAGAGAGGGTACGTGGCATGGTAATCAGAGAGCTAACCCTGGAGCTCATCCAGTGTCCTAACAGCACCGCCACAGTCCCACAGCCCACACTGCTCTCTTCCTCCACCGCTGAGTCAGCCACTCAAACGGCTTTCACACCCGCACACTCCCGGCCTACACCCAACCCTTCACGTCTCACGCTTCCACCGCCAACTATAAGCAAAGACGGTGAGCAGAGGACAAATGCCCCGGTCGACCCAATGCAGGAATCACTGCGAGTTTCCTTCGTGGTGCTAAATGGTTCATGCATTCAGGTAAGCTGGGTGTCGACGTTCACCGTCACAGCCTACAAGGTGACCTGGGTCAAGCTGGGTCACAGTTTGATAACCGGCCCCATGCAGGAGTCACTCGTGCAGGGCGAACGTGAGGGAATCACGCTGACAAACCTGGAGCCCAAGTCCACATATCGCATTTGCGTGGATCCGCTGGACGCGTTCAATAACTACCACCCGGGAGACGATACAATTTGCTCAGAGGTGACGACAAAGTCTGCTTCCTTTCACTCTGGTGATAACGCCACTGGGCCCGAGCAGGCGACCCAGCAGGACCCCAGCTCACCTTTCCTACTGGCTGGCCTGATTGGCGGGGCGGTGCTTGTGGTCCTGGTGGTCCTGTTGAGCATATTCTGCTGGCACATGCACAAGAAGGGAAGGTCAGAGTCATCAAAATGGAAATACAGCCGGGGCAGAAGAAAAGACGACTACTGCGAAGCAGGGACTAAAAAGGATAACTCTATTCTAGAAATGACTGAAACAAGCTTTCAGATAGTTTCTTTGAATAACGAACAGCTGCTCAAGGGGGACTTTCGCATTCAGCCGATTTACACCCCTAACGGGGGTGTTGGATTCAGAGACTCTCAAAGGACAAACAATAGCACAGCATACTGCAAAAACAGCGTTCCAGAATCTGACACATGccataaatga